In a single window of the Leisingera daeponensis DSM 23529 genome:
- the thiD gene encoding bifunctional hydroxymethylpyrimidine kinase/phosphomethylpyrimidine kinase produces the protein MTWILAIGGTDSSGGAGLSRDTAMAAALGVCVRPVVTAVTVQTNEAVLAVHPCPAQSVADQARAALATPPLPGAVKIGMLGSAAVAEAAGAALPAGLPIVVDPVLKASSGGTLMAADGFGALLRRAALVTPNLPELEVLSGVQGGPEVQAAALLAQGVQAVLVKGGHGTGAESTDLLFTADGPPLAFAAPRLTVSKRGTGCSLATAIACHLAKGGSLQAACRHGKDAVHRWLRR, from the coding sequence ATGACCTGGATCCTGGCGATTGGCGGCACCGACAGCAGCGGCGGCGCGGGCCTGAGCCGCGATACGGCGATGGCGGCAGCGCTGGGGGTGTGCGTGCGCCCGGTGGTGACAGCCGTGACGGTGCAGACCAACGAGGCCGTTCTGGCCGTTCACCCCTGCCCCGCACAGAGTGTTGCAGACCAAGCGCGCGCTGCCCTGGCAACGCCGCCGCTGCCCGGTGCGGTGAAGATCGGAATGCTGGGGTCCGCCGCAGTGGCAGAGGCGGCGGGCGCGGCTTTGCCCGCGGGGCTGCCCATCGTGGTGGACCCGGTGCTGAAGGCAAGTTCCGGCGGCACGCTGATGGCGGCGGACGGCTTTGGCGCGCTGCTGCGCCGGGCAGCGCTGGTGACGCCGAACCTGCCGGAGCTGGAGGTCTTGTCAGGCGTGCAGGGCGGCCCTGAAGTGCAGGCCGCTGCGCTGCTGGCGCAGGGGGTGCAGGCGGTGCTGGTCAAAGGCGGCCATGGCACCGGGGCGGAAAGCACCGACCTGCTGTTCACCGCAGATGGCCCGCCCCTCGCCTTTGCCGCGCCGCGGCTGACGGTGTCCAAACGCGGCACGGGCTGCAGCCTGGCCACGGCCATCGCCTGCCACCTGGCCAAGGGCGGCAGCCTGCAGGCGGCCTGCCGCCACGGCAAAGACGCGGTGCACCGCTGGCTGCGCCGCTGA
- a CDS encoding HesA/MoeB/ThiF family protein: MSRYARQMILPEVGAGGQQRLAKAHVLVVGAGGLGCPVLQYLGGAGVGRITVMDGDAVEESNLHRQVLYSMADLGHPKAEAARRRLLAANPDLQAAALVRPLDAANAPAMVAEADLVVDAADSFAASYILSDTCRQQGKTLISASALGQSGYAGGFCGGGPSLRAVFPDLPAQSATCATTGVMGPAVGIIGALQAQLALKALLNHQPSPRGQLFIFRLQDLQVSAFRFDDAAEPEDALPFIAPSHIRPDDTVIELREAAEAPRLPAPHARRMARADMLAADLPRAGRIVLCCRTGLRAWGAAQDLRQAGYGNLALLAAGDRG, from the coding sequence ATGAGCCGCTATGCGCGGCAGATGATCCTGCCCGAAGTCGGTGCCGGTGGTCAGCAACGGCTCGCCAAGGCGCATGTTCTGGTGGTGGGCGCCGGGGGCCTCGGCTGCCCGGTGCTGCAGTATCTTGGCGGCGCGGGCGTCGGGCGCATCACGGTGATGGACGGCGACGCGGTGGAGGAAAGCAACCTGCACAGGCAGGTGCTTTATTCCATGGCCGATCTCGGCCACCCCAAGGCGGAGGCCGCCCGGCGGCGTCTGCTGGCGGCCAACCCGGATCTGCAAGCGGCGGCCCTTGTGCGGCCGCTGGACGCCGCCAATGCCCCGGCAATGGTTGCGGAGGCCGATCTGGTGGTGGATGCCGCGGACAGTTTTGCGGCGTCCTACATCCTCTCGGACACGTGCCGGCAGCAAGGCAAGACGCTGATCTCCGCTTCGGCGCTGGGACAGTCCGGGTATGCCGGGGGCTTCTGCGGCGGCGGGCCGTCCTTGCGCGCGGTGTTCCCGGATCTGCCCGCGCAGTCCGCGACCTGCGCAACCACGGGCGTGATGGGGCCTGCCGTGGGCATAATCGGCGCGCTGCAGGCGCAGCTTGCCCTGAAGGCGCTGCTCAATCACCAGCCGTCCCCGCGGGGACAGCTGTTTATTTTCCGGCTGCAGGACCTGCAGGTCAGCGCGTTCCGCTTCGATGATGCCGCGGAGCCGGAGGACGCGCTGCCCTTCATCGCGCCGTCTCATATCCGCCCGGACGACACGGTGATCGAGCTGCGCGAGGCCGCCGAAGCCCCGCGCCTGCCTGCGCCGCACGCCCGCCGGATGGCCCGCGCGGATATGCTGGCAGCGGATTTGCCGCGAGCGGGGCGGATCGTGCTGTGCTGCCGCACCGGGCTGCGGGCCTGGGGCGCGGCACAGGACTTGCGGCAGGCGGGATACGGGAACCTGGCACTGCTGGCAGCCGGGGATCGCGGATGA
- a CDS encoding thiamine phosphate synthase yields MDRFYLIVGHVGRLELLVPQGVKLVQLRIKDQPDAELRRQIARARDFCAVHGAQLVVNDYWQAALELNCNFVHLGQEDMDTADFAALRRRGVRFGLSTHDEAELERALSLGPAYVALGPVYPTLLKKMKWGPQGLERVTRWKQMAGKTPLVAIGGLTPERLPGVFAAGADSAAVVTDIQLAEDPEARTREWAEACRA; encoded by the coding sequence ATGGACCGTTTCTATCTGATCGTTGGCCACGTCGGCCGGCTGGAGCTGCTGGTGCCGCAGGGGGTCAAACTGGTGCAGCTGCGCATCAAGGACCAGCCGGACGCCGAGTTGCGCCGCCAGATTGCCCGCGCCCGCGACTTCTGCGCGGTGCATGGCGCGCAGTTGGTGGTCAATGACTACTGGCAGGCGGCGTTGGAGCTGAACTGCAATTTCGTGCATCTGGGCCAGGAGGACATGGACACCGCCGACTTTGCCGCGCTGCGCCGCAGGGGCGTGCGGTTCGGGCTGTCGACCCATGACGAGGCGGAGCTGGAGCGCGCCCTGTCCCTCGGACCGGCCTATGTGGCGCTGGGGCCGGTTTATCCGACGCTGCTGAAGAAGATGAAATGGGGGCCGCAGGGGCTGGAGCGGGTCACCCGCTGGAAGCAGATGGCGGGAAAGACGCCTCTGGTGGCGATTGGCGGGCTGACGCCGGAGCGGCTGCCGGGGGTCTTTGCCGCAGGGGCCGACAGTGCGGCGGTGGTGACCGATATCCAACTGGCGGAAGATCCCGAGGCGCGCACCCGCGAATGGGCGGAGGCCTGCCGCGCATGA
- a CDS encoding thiazole synthase, with the protein MEVYGTEITSRLLLGTAQYPSPAVLAAAVRSSGTEIITVSLRRETADGSGAGFWESLRHTGCRILPNTAGCHSVQEAVTTARMARELFDTPWIKLEVIGHSDTLQPDVFGLVEAARVLSGEGFQVFPYTTDDLVVGEKLLEAGCEVLMPWGAPIGSGQGLRNPDGLRAMRAHFPDVPLIVDAGIGRPSDAAEAMELGMDAVLLNTAVAKAGDPAGMARAMALAVEAGRLGHGADPMERREMAVPSTPVLGLAEFA; encoded by the coding sequence ATGGAAGTCTACGGAACTGAGATCACCTCGCGGCTGCTGCTGGGCACAGCGCAATACCCCTCGCCTGCGGTTCTGGCGGCGGCGGTGCGGTCCAGCGGCACGGAAATCATCACCGTCAGCTTGCGCCGCGAAACCGCCGATGGCTCCGGCGCCGGGTTCTGGGAGAGTCTGCGGCACACCGGCTGCCGCATCCTGCCCAACACGGCCGGCTGCCATTCGGTGCAGGAGGCGGTGACGACGGCCCGTATGGCACGGGAGCTGTTTGACACCCCCTGGATCAAGCTGGAGGTGATCGGCCATTCCGACACGCTGCAACCGGATGTGTTCGGCCTGGTGGAGGCGGCGCGGGTGCTGAGCGGCGAGGGCTTCCAGGTCTTTCCCTATACCACGGACGATCTGGTGGTGGGGGAGAAGCTGCTGGAGGCGGGCTGCGAGGTGCTGATGCCCTGGGGGGCGCCGATCGGCTCCGGCCAGGGGTTGCGCAACCCGGATGGCTTGCGGGCCATGCGGGCACATTTCCCGGATGTGCCGCTGATCGTGGATGCCGGCATCGGGCGGCCCTCGGACGCGGCGGAGGCGATGGAGCTGGGCATGGATGCGGTGCTGCTGAACACCGCGGTGGCCAAGGCCGGCGACCCTGCCGGGATGGCCCGCGCAATGGCGCTGGCGGTTGAGGCCGGGCGTCTGGGGCATGGGGCCGACCCGATGGAGCGGCGCGAAATGGCGGTGCCCTCCACCCCGGTTCTGGGACTGGCGGAGTTTGCGTAA
- the thiS gene encoding sulfur carrier protein ThiS produces the protein MKIIVNAEPREVSATDLQAVLHELGFACSAVATALNGTFVAREKREEVQLCDGDRLEVLAPMQGG, from the coding sequence ATGAAGATTATCGTGAACGCCGAACCGCGTGAGGTGTCGGCAACCGATCTGCAGGCGGTCCTGCACGAGTTGGGCTTTGCCTGCTCGGCGGTTGCGACCGCGCTGAACGGCACCTTTGTGGCCCGCGAAAAGCGGGAAGAGGTGCAGCTGTGCGATGGCGACCGGCTGGAAGTGCTGGCGCCGATGCAGGGAGGCTGA
- a CDS encoding FAD-dependent oxidoreductase, whose translation MITIAGAGLGGLACAYELAQRGAAVTVYERGKTPGDSSVARFAGGMLAPWCERESAEEDVITLGSRAAGWWARITPVHRRGTLVVAPARDRAELTRFARRTTGHRGVGGAEIAELEPALAGRFAQGLFFEQEAHLDPRRALRDLSATVQALGVEIRYGTPAPARVTLDCTGMAAPLPGLRPVRGEMAVLHCPEVEISRTLRLLHPRMPLYLVPRGDGFFMIGGTMIESSSGRGITLRSLSELLSAAFALHPGFAEASVAETGAGLRPAFPDNLPRLTEQGGTLYLNGLYRHGFLLAPAMAEAAARRLLQETTDEDYRERRTA comes from the coding sequence ATGATCACCATCGCAGGCGCGGGCCTCGGCGGTCTCGCCTGCGCCTATGAGCTGGCGCAGCGCGGGGCGGCGGTCACGGTCTATGAACGAGGGAAAACGCCCGGAGACAGCAGCGTCGCGCGCTTTGCCGGCGGCATGCTGGCGCCGTGGTGCGAACGCGAAAGCGCCGAGGAGGACGTGATCACCCTCGGCAGCCGCGCCGCCGGCTGGTGGGCCAGGATCACCCCGGTCCACAGGCGCGGCACGCTGGTGGTGGCGCCTGCCCGCGACCGGGCAGAGCTGACCCGATTTGCCCGCCGCACCACCGGCCACCGGGGCGTGGGCGGGGCGGAGATCGCGGAGCTGGAACCGGCGCTGGCGGGGCGGTTTGCGCAAGGGCTGTTCTTTGAGCAGGAGGCGCATCTGGACCCGCGGCGCGCGCTGCGCGATCTGAGCGCAACGGTGCAGGCGCTGGGGGTGGAGATCCGCTATGGCACCCCCGCCCCGGCCCGTGTCACGCTGGACTGCACCGGCATGGCCGCGCCCCTGCCCGGCTTGCGCCCGGTGCGCGGCGAGATGGCCGTCCTCCATTGCCCGGAGGTGGAGATCAGCCGCACCCTGCGGCTGCTGCATCCGCGGATGCCGCTTTACCTGGTGCCCCGCGGGGACGGGTTTTTCATGATCGGCGGCACCATGATCGAGAGCAGCTCCGGCCGGGGCATCACCCTGCGTTCGCTCAGTGAACTGCTGAGTGCTGCCTTCGCCCTGCATCCGGGCTTTGCGGAGGCCAGCGTGGCGGAAACCGGCGCAGGGCTGCGCCCGGCTTTCCCCGACAACCTGCCGCGGCTGACCGAACAGGGCGGCACGCTTTACCTCAATGGGCTTTACCGGCACGGCTTTTTGCTTGCCCCCGCGATGGCAGAAGCCGCGGCCCGCCGCCTGCTTCAGGAGACAACGGATGAAGATTATCGTGAACGCCGAACCGCGTGA
- the thiC gene encoding phosphomethylpyrimidine synthase ThiC — protein sequence MNVPNPKITTGALPASRKIYVSGEVHQDLRVPMREISTHPTAGEAPLPVYDSSGPYTDPDVLTDIRQGLPGLRRQWILARGDVESYQGRDVKPEDNGFVEGGRLTPEFPVKPAPLRGKDGKAPTQLAYARAGIITPEMEFVAIRENQLRELSPCHANRDGNDFGANIPDYVTPEFVRSEIAAGRAIIPANINHPELEPMIIGRNFKVKINANMGTSAVTSSMEEEVDKLVWAIRWGADTVMDLSTGRNIHNTREWIVRNSPVPIGTVPIYQALEKVNGIAEDLTWEVFRDTLIEQAEQGVDYFTIHAGVRLHMVPMTVNRVTGIVSRGGSIMAKWCLHHHKESFLYEHFEEICDICRQYDVSFSLGDGLRPGSIADANDEAQFAELETLGELTKIAWAKDCQVMIEGPGHVAMHKIKENMDKQLECCHEAPFYTLGPLTTDIAPGYDHITSGIGAAMIGWFGCAMLCYVTPKEHLGLPDRDDVKTGVITYKIAAHAADLAKGLPGAQRRDDALSRARFEFRWEDQFNLSLDPDTAREFHDQTLPKQAHKVAHFCSMCGPKFCSMRISHDIRAEAQKEGMEAMAAKFREGGELYVPAPEAVEPAE from the coding sequence ATGAACGTCCCCAACCCCAAGATCACCACAGGCGCCTTGCCCGCGTCGCGCAAGATCTACGTCAGCGGCGAGGTCCACCAGGACCTTCGCGTGCCGATGCGGGAAATCTCCACCCACCCCACCGCGGGCGAGGCGCCGCTGCCGGTCTATGACAGCTCCGGCCCCTATACCGACCCGGATGTGCTGACCGACATCCGCCAGGGCCTGCCCGGCCTGCGCCGCCAGTGGATCCTCGCGCGCGGCGACGTCGAGAGCTATCAGGGCCGCGATGTGAAGCCCGAGGACAACGGCTTTGTCGAGGGCGGCCGGCTGACGCCGGAGTTCCCGGTGAAACCGGCCCCCCTGCGCGGCAAGGACGGCAAGGCGCCGACCCAGCTGGCCTATGCCCGCGCCGGCATCATCACCCCGGAGATGGAGTTCGTGGCGATCCGCGAAAATCAGCTGCGCGAGCTGTCGCCGTGCCATGCAAACCGCGACGGCAACGACTTCGGCGCCAATATCCCGGACTACGTGACGCCGGAATTCGTGCGCTCCGAAATCGCCGCCGGCCGCGCCATCATCCCGGCCAACATCAACCACCCGGAACTCGAGCCGATGATCATCGGCCGCAATTTCAAGGTGAAGATCAACGCCAATATGGGCACCTCCGCCGTGACCTCGTCGATGGAGGAGGAGGTGGACAAGCTGGTCTGGGCAATCCGCTGGGGCGCCGACACGGTGATGGACCTGTCCACCGGGCGCAACATCCACAACACCCGCGAATGGATCGTGCGCAACTCCCCGGTGCCGATCGGCACCGTGCCGATCTACCAAGCGCTGGAGAAGGTGAACGGCATCGCCGAGGATCTGACCTGGGAGGTGTTCCGCGACACGCTGATCGAGCAGGCAGAGCAAGGCGTCGACTATTTCACCATCCACGCGGGCGTGCGCCTGCACATGGTGCCGATGACGGTGAACCGGGTGACGGGCATCGTCTCGCGCGGCGGCTCGATCATGGCCAAATGGTGCCTGCATCACCACAAGGAAAGCTTCCTCTATGAGCATTTCGAGGAAATCTGCGACATCTGCCGCCAGTATGACGTCAGCTTCTCGCTGGGTGATGGCTTGCGCCCCGGCTCCATCGCGGATGCCAATGATGAGGCGCAGTTTGCCGAACTGGAAACCCTGGGCGAGCTGACCAAGATCGCCTGGGCCAAGGACTGCCAGGTGATGATCGAGGGGCCGGGCCATGTCGCCATGCACAAGATCAAGGAGAACATGGACAAGCAGCTGGAGTGCTGCCACGAGGCGCCGTTCTACACGCTGGGGCCGCTGACCACCGACATCGCGCCGGGCTATGACCACATCACCAGCGGCATCGGGGCGGCGATGATCGGCTGGTTCGGCTGCGCGATGCTGTGTTACGTGACCCCGAAGGAGCATCTGGGCCTGCCCGACCGCGACGATGTGAAGACCGGCGTGATCACCTATAAGATCGCCGCCCATGCCGCCGATCTGGCCAAGGGGCTGCCGGGCGCACAGCGCCGCGACGATGCGCTGAGCCGGGCGCGGTTCGAGTTCCGCTGGGAGGATCAGTTCAACCTCTCCCTGGACCCGGACACGGCGCGCGAGTTCCACGACCAGACCCTGCCGAAACAGGCCCATAAGGTGGCGCATTTCTGCTCCATGTGCGGGCCGAAATTCTGCTCGATGCGGATCAGCCACGACATCCGCGCCGAAGCGCAGAAAGAGGGCATGGAGGCGATGGCTGCCAAGTTCCGCGAGGGCGGCGAACTCTATGTGCCTGCACCTGAGGCTGTGGAACCGGCGGAATGA
- the bioB gene encoding biotin synthase BioB: MLDAAPIRTDWTREEAEAIYNKPFMDLLFQAHTVHRQYFDPNQVQKSKLLSIKTGGCAEDCAYCSQSARNGAQLSASKLIEVQRVIAEAKKAKEGGATRYCMGAAWRSPKDRDMAALEAMVKGVKDLGMETCMTLGMLDEEQVFRLRDAGLDYYNHNIDTSERYYSEIITTRTFADRIDTLNRVREAGIKVCSGGIVGMGEKQLDRIDMMLALATLDAHPDSVPVNMLIPIADTPLANVEKLDPIEFVRSVALARILMPKSHVRLSAGRTDMSDEMQAMCFFAGANSIFVGDTLLTADNPEEDKDQQLFDRLGITAMAAGCDGSR, translated from the coding sequence ATGCTGGACGCTGCACCCATCCGCACCGACTGGACCCGCGAGGAAGCGGAAGCGATTTACAACAAGCCTTTCATGGACTTGCTGTTTCAGGCGCACACCGTGCACCGGCAGTATTTCGACCCCAACCAGGTGCAGAAATCCAAACTGCTGAGCATCAAGACCGGCGGCTGCGCCGAGGATTGCGCCTATTGCTCCCAGTCGGCCCGCAATGGCGCGCAGCTCTCGGCCTCCAAGCTGATCGAGGTGCAGCGGGTGATCGCCGAGGCCAAGAAAGCCAAGGAAGGCGGGGCGACCCGCTACTGCATGGGGGCCGCCTGGCGCTCGCCCAAGGACCGCGACATGGCCGCGCTGGAGGCGATGGTGAAAGGCGTCAAGGATCTGGGCATGGAAACCTGCATGACGCTGGGCATGCTGGACGAGGAGCAGGTGTTCCGCCTGCGTGACGCAGGTCTGGACTATTACAACCACAACATCGACACCTCGGAGCGCTACTACTCCGAAATTATCACCACCCGCACCTTTGCCGACCGCATCGACACCCTGAACCGGGTGCGCGAGGCGGGCATCAAGGTTTGCTCCGGCGGTATCGTCGGCATGGGCGAGAAGCAGCTGGACCGCATCGACATGATGCTGGCGCTGGCTACGCTGGACGCGCACCCGGACTCGGTGCCTGTCAACATGCTGATCCCAATTGCCGACACGCCGCTCGCCAATGTCGAGAAACTGGACCCGATCGAATTCGTCCGCTCCGTGGCGCTGGCCCGCATCCTGATGCCGAAATCGCATGTGCGCCTTTCGGCGGGCCGCACCGATATGTCGGACGAGATGCAGGCCATGTGTTTCTTTGCCGGCGCAAACTCGATCTTCGTGGGCGACACGCTCTTGACCGCGGACAACCCGGAAGAAGACAAAGACCAGCAGCTGTTCGACCGTCTGGGCATCACCGCGATGGCGGCAGGCTGCGACGGCAGCCGCTGA
- a CDS encoding 8-amino-7-oxononanoate synthase → MAGAFPRHETSLEALRTRGRYRQLMPRDGHDFASNDYLGLAGSDVLRAAAADALARGVPVGAGGSRLLRGNDAEHQLLEAEAAGFFGTEAALFMGGGFNANQAIFSTLPQQGDLVLYDALIHASAHDGMRLGRAETRSFAHGEAEDAARVLKAWRADGGTGQAWIAVEAVYSMDGDLAPLEALMALADTEGAVLVVDEAHSTGVFGDLGRGLAHEIARRPNVLSLHTCGKALGASGALICGQRVLIETLINKARGFIFATAPSPLNAALVRAALRELQQNPGRRERAWQGITHAQDEAKRLCGLEGFESQILPVVIGDDKRTMALASAMQGHGYDIRGIRPPTVPRGTSRLRLSITLNTAAEVITAMFEDLAREMESAA, encoded by the coding sequence ATGGCGGGCGCCTTCCCGAGGCATGAGACATCGCTGGAAGCGCTGCGCACGCGCGGGCGCTACCGGCAGCTGATGCCGCGGGACGGGCATGACTTTGCCTCCAACGACTACCTTGGGCTGGCGGGCAGCGATGTGCTGCGCGCCGCCGCCGCCGATGCGCTGGCGCGCGGTGTGCCGGTGGGGGCGGGCGGTTCGCGCCTGTTGCGCGGCAATGATGCAGAACATCAGCTGCTGGAAGCGGAGGCGGCGGGGTTCTTCGGCACCGAGGCCGCTCTGTTTATGGGTGGCGGCTTCAACGCCAATCAGGCGATCTTCTCCACCCTGCCGCAGCAGGGCGATCTGGTTCTGTATGATGCGCTGATCCACGCCAGCGCCCATGACGGGATGCGGCTGGGCCGGGCAGAGACCCGCAGCTTTGCCCATGGCGAGGCGGAGGATGCCGCACGGGTGCTGAAGGCTTGGCGCGCTGACGGCGGTACGGGGCAGGCCTGGATCGCGGTTGAGGCGGTTTATTCCATGGACGGCGACCTGGCACCGCTGGAGGCGCTGATGGCGCTGGCGGATACGGAGGGCGCAGTTCTGGTTGTGGATGAGGCGCATTCGACCGGCGTGTTCGGCGATCTGGGCCGCGGGCTGGCACATGAAATCGCCCGCCGCCCGAACGTCCTTTCGTTGCATACCTGCGGCAAGGCGCTGGGCGCTTCCGGCGCTTTGATTTGCGGCCAGCGGGTTCTGATCGAAACGCTGATCAACAAGGCGCGCGGGTTCATCTTTGCCACCGCGCCGTCGCCCTTGAACGCGGCTTTGGTGCGGGCCGCCTTGCGGGAACTGCAGCAGAACCCGGGTCGCCGCGAACGGGCGTGGCAGGGGATCACCCATGCTCAAGACGAGGCCAAACGCCTGTGCGGGCTGGAGGGCTTCGAGAGCCAGATCCTGCCGGTGGTGATTGGCGATGACAAACGCACCATGGCGCTGGCCTCAGCCATGCAAGGCCATGGTTATGACATCCGCGGCATCCGCCCGCCGACGGTGCCGCGCGGCACTTCGCGGCTGCGGCTGTCGATCACGTTGAATACAGCGGCAGAGGTCATCACCGCGATGTTCGAAGACCTCGCCCGGGAAATGGAGAGTGCAGCATGA
- the bioD gene encoding dethiobiotin synthase: MSALIVTGTDTGIGKTIFSAGLVQALSATYWKPVQSGLEEETDSQIVARLSGRPALPEGYLLQLPASPHLSAEAEGVEIDPDTLPLPAVDGVLVAEGAGGLMVPLNRKVLYLDLFARWGAPVILCARTQLGTINHTLLSLKALRDAGCPVVGVAFIGDAEPEVEQTICQFGQAAHLGRLPVLGELTSDALAVAFQASIRLDLIREALS; this comes from the coding sequence ATGAGCGCGCTGATTGTCACCGGAACCGATACCGGCATAGGCAAGACCATCTTCTCCGCCGGCCTGGTGCAGGCGCTGAGCGCGACCTATTGGAAGCCGGTGCAATCGGGTCTGGAGGAGGAGACCGACAGCCAGATCGTGGCCCGCCTGTCGGGCCGCCCTGCGCTGCCGGAGGGTTACCTGCTGCAACTGCCCGCCTCGCCGCATTTGTCGGCCGAGGCCGAGGGCGTGGAAATCGACCCGGACACGCTGCCGTTGCCCGCAGTGGACGGCGTGCTGGTGGCCGAGGGGGCAGGCGGACTGATGGTGCCGTTGAACCGCAAGGTGCTGTATCTCGATTTGTTCGCCCGCTGGGGCGCGCCGGTGATCCTCTGCGCGCGGACGCAGCTGGGGACCATCAATCACACGCTTCTGTCGCTGAAGGCGCTGCGCGACGCAGGCTGTCCGGTGGTGGGCGTGGCCTTCATCGGCGACGCGGAACCAGAGGTGGAGCAAACCATCTGCCAGTTCGGCCAGGCGGCGCATCTGGGCCGGCTGCCGGTGCTGGGTGAGCTGACCTCTGACGCCTTGGCCGTGGCTTTTCAGGCCAGCATCCGGTTGGACCTGATTAGGGAGGCACTGTCATGA
- the bioA gene encoding adenosylmethionine--8-amino-7-oxononanoate transaminase, with translation MSAAGLTQLEFDQQHLWHPYTNVAKPGPTFVVKEAEGVHITLDDGTRLIDAMSSWWCMMHGHKNPAITKAIHDQLDTLPHVMFGGLTHDPAIDLGRKLLEITPQSLTRIFYCDSGSVSVEVAMKMAVQYQHAIGQPERKQFATIRSGYHGDTWKAMSVCDPDTGMHHLFQGALSVQHFVSRPPVRIHEDWNDDPARNGLGELRAVLEANAQKIAAFILEPVVQGTGGMYFYHPEYLNQARALCDELGILLIFDEIATGFGRTGELFATNFCTVEPDIICLGKGLTGGHISFACTMTNDRVAQGIGGGNPGLFMHGPTYMGNPLACAAAKASLDLLTGQDWRGRVEAIAEQMQAELAPARDLPNVADVRVLGAIGVIEMKHRVSADEAHARAHEMGVFLRPFGTNIYTMPPFITSPDQLSEITAGMLRLAREL, from the coding sequence ATGAGCGCAGCAGGCCTCACCCAGCTCGAATTCGACCAGCAGCACCTCTGGCACCCCTATACCAACGTGGCCAAGCCCGGGCCGACATTTGTGGTCAAGGAAGCCGAGGGCGTGCATATCACACTGGACGACGGAACCCGGCTGATCGACGCGATGTCATCCTGGTGGTGCATGATGCATGGCCACAAGAACCCGGCGATTACCAAGGCGATTCACGACCAGCTCGACACCCTGCCGCATGTGATGTTCGGCGGGCTGACCCACGATCCGGCCATCGACCTCGGCCGCAAGCTCTTGGAGATCACCCCCCAAAGCCTCACCCGCATCTTCTATTGCGACAGCGGTTCTGTCTCGGTCGAAGTGGCGATGAAGATGGCGGTGCAGTACCAGCACGCCATCGGCCAGCCAGAGCGCAAGCAGTTTGCCACCATCCGCTCCGGCTATCACGGCGACACCTGGAAAGCGATGAGCGTCTGCGACCCGGACACCGGAATGCACCACCTGTTCCAGGGCGCGCTGAGCGTGCAGCATTTCGTTTCCCGCCCGCCGGTCCGCATCCATGAGGACTGGAACGACGATCCGGCACGGAACGGTTTGGGAGAACTGCGCGCCGTCTTGGAGGCCAATGCGCAGAAGATCGCGGCGTTCATTCTGGAGCCCGTCGTGCAGGGTACCGGCGGCATGTATTTCTATCACCCGGAGTATCTGAACCAGGCCCGTGCGCTGTGCGATGAGCTTGGCATCCTCTTGATCTTCGATGAGATCGCCACCGGGTTCGGCCGCACGGGGGAGCTGTTTGCCACGAATTTCTGCACCGTAGAGCCGGATATCATCTGCCTCGGCAAGGGGCTGACCGGCGGCCATATCTCATTTGCCTGCACCATGACCAACGACCGCGTGGCCCAAGGAATCGGCGGCGGCAACCCGGGGCTGTTCATGCACGGGCCGACCTATATGGGCAACCCGCTGGCCTGCGCTGCGGCCAAGGCCTCGCTGGACCTGCTGACCGGGCAGGACTGGCGCGGCCGGGTGGAGGCAATAGCTGAGCAGATGCAGGCCGAACTGGCCCCGGCCCGCGATCTGCCCAATGTTGCGGACGTGCGGGTACTGGGCGCCATTGGCGTCATCGAGATGAAACACCGCGTCTCGGCAGACGAGGCCCACGCCCGCGCCCATGAGATGGGCGTGTTCCTGCGCCCCTTCGGCACCAATATCTATACCATGCCGCCCTTCATCACCTCGCCGGATCAGCTCAGCGAAATCACCGCGGGCATGCTGCGGCTGGCGCGGGAACTGTAG